Proteins encoded by one window of Chthonomonadales bacterium:
- a CDS encoding DUF1559 domain-containing protein has translation MSTYRRSTPAFTLIELLVVIAIIAILAAILFPVFAQAREAARRTTCVSNTKNFGLAFLMYAQDYDETFLTQNNSNDLNDRGEFQYLLQPYIKNRQIVYCPSRSLRGCDPQLDPSARCIGYAPNFGIYSYHNGNGIFHQSMADPRTDLSDPGTMWIGRALADFAHPAATILMGDTNDTNMYTLAFYFQTGDGTTPAAIRHGGQYQFCLVDGHAKNVRMAAYSFLADGDSFDLMPENGDNIKLYCYNVDAVQERQGGYGFPNPCGVVAQMLAANRVRLF, from the coding sequence ATGTCGACCTATCGGCGTTCGACGCCGGCCTTCACGCTGATCGAGCTTCTCGTCGTGATCGCGATCATCGCGATTCTGGCCGCCATTCTCTTCCCGGTTTTCGCCCAGGCGCGCGAGGCAGCCCGGCGCACCACCTGTGTGAGCAACACCAAGAACTTCGGCCTGGCGTTCCTGATGTATGCGCAGGACTACGACGAGACCTTCCTCACCCAGAACAACTCCAACGACCTCAACGATCGCGGCGAGTTCCAGTACCTGCTCCAGCCCTACATCAAGAACCGCCAGATCGTCTACTGCCCTTCGCGCAGTCTGCGCGGCTGCGATCCGCAGCTTGACCCGTCGGCGCGCTGCATCGGCTACGCCCCGAACTTCGGCATCTACTCCTACCACAACGGCAACGGCATCTTCCATCAGTCCATGGCCGATCCGCGCACCGACCTCAGCGACCCGGGCACCATGTGGATCGGCCGGGCCCTGGCCGACTTCGCGCATCCCGCGGCCACCATCCTGATGGGCGACACCAACGACACGAACATGTACACGCTGGCCTTCTACTTCCAGACCGGCGACGGCACGACGCCGGCAGCCATTCGCCACGGCGGCCAGTACCAGTTCTGCCTGGTGGACGGCCACGCCAAGAACGTCCGAATGGCGGCTTACTCGTTCCTGGCGGACGGCGACAGCTTCGACCTGATGCCAGAGAACGGCGACAACATCAAGCTCTACTGTTATAACGTGGACGCGGTGCAGG